The sequence below is a genomic window from Mus musculus strain C57BL/6J chromosome 4, GRCm38.p6 C57BL/6J.
aaagagcCATCAGGCAGAAAGGGGGGTGAAGCTTTTTCAAATTGGGTGCCTCCTATCTGAGACATGATGTCCTTTGTGGACAGATGAGCCTCCAATTACTTGTGCCCATCTAACCTGCCTATAGTGGCCTCTTTATAGCCCCGATGAGGATGAGGTGTACTTGCTAACTACCATGTCCTAAACAGCAGGTGGCTGATTTGAATGGTGAGACCCCATCCTACCCTCTGTGAACTAGTGCAGGTGGGACTAGGAACACATACAAAAGAACACATCACCCTCCTTCACAGCTTACCCAGGTAAGAACATTCCTTCACTGTTCCCAAAGGATCTCAGCAGTTCACTGGTTCCATTAGGAGCCTCATCCTGCTACTGGTAGAAACTGGCCTAACCTGTCCCTGAGCCATATGTAGACATGGGGACATTTTTAGGGCCTGGCTGAGACTAAGGACTGGGTCCCAGCAAAAGTGTCTTTCTCCAGAAGTGAATTAATTACTCAAAGGGTCTGGAAGGGGCATTTCCTCACTAGGCTCTCACTGTGAAATCCTTGTCTCTTAACTTGGCAACCCAGAGCCTTCTCACCATGGATAGAAGGGCATTTCTGGAGAGGGACAAGCAAACAAGAGGCAGAGCTTTTTattgcatcatctttttttttttttgatattttttctaattaggtattttcctcgtttacatttccaatgctatcccaaaagtcctccatacccccccccccatcatcttTTATAACCAACACTGGCTCTGGATGGGGGCCTTAGGCACActggtcccctcccccacccctcaggcGCAAATGCTTGATCACTGTGCACTGGGGCTTTAGGCCATACTCCCCCAGCAGCTCCTTGTCCTCCATGGGCCTTCCCTCGAAGCTCAGCCAGAACTGGTCTTCGTGGACTTGTTCCCGCTGGGACACCTTCTTCTTAAGCGTGTCTACAGTCTGCGTCAGAAAGACCTCATAGATGTTGCTGTGGCCCCTTTCGTTCCTCACCAGGATGCTCAGAGGCTCGCTGCAGTTCTGTACCACTAGCATCACTGTGCTGCTGGGACCCAGACCCAGACTGGAAAGGGTAAGACCGTCCTGGAGCACTGCAGTTTGGTGGGCCAGGCGCTGCTGGAAAGCCGGCACACCAATCTTCTGGGCAATCTGCTTCTTCAGTTCTGACACCGTCATGGAGTTAGTCACGGACACCAGGAAATCGTTACCCCCCAGCATCTTCACCTTTAGGTCCCAGGCCTGCAAGCATCACATGGATTtaggagtggttctcaaccctcctaatgctatgactctaataaaatgtttccattctttaatacagctcctggagttgtagtgacccccaaccataaaactgctTTCATCACTACTTCATAACTGGTTTTGctatatgcaggatatctgatatgcgactcCTGTCAGAAGGTCATTCAGGCCCCCAAAAGGTTCCTGAATCCTTTGGCTGAGAACCACCGGCTTAGCAACTTTGGCTGGGAGTTACTACATGCAAAGCACCAGTCACAGGGCCAGCCCCCACGTCCATCCatgtccccccccacccccaccccatcctctccTCTATTAGGGGAACCATCCAGGTATATGATACGGAGGCCTCGGTTCTAAAGGGTCCCACAACCATCACATTGTTTCAGTTCACCCATAAAGATAGCCTTCTGGGCCCAGCCTTAAGGGATCTAGAGCTGGTATCTGAGCAAAAGaacctgccccccccccgccccccaggagTGAGCTTTAAACAATTATATTCTGTTCTCATACTGTGACTATTCTGTCTCTGGAAGACCCTATCAAGGAATGGAGTAAAGTCAACTAAAATGaaacccatctgcctctgtcccAAATTGGACTCACCATTGCTGCAGGCTCTAGCTCTAGGTCCCCTGGAATTAAGGAGTCTGCTTCTGGCTGCTTGCTCTCACAGTCAGAGACTGGATCGACTCTCAGAGTCAGAGACTGGGTCGACTCTTTTAAGTATGAGCTGTGGGTGTGAAGAGGCGGAGTTTCCAGAAACCAGAGCTATTTTCTGTTTCGGTTTCCTTTTCCTACGGCATACCTTAAATGAGTGGGAAAACCAAAACTGAATGAAAAGAAACTgtagttgggaaggaaagggactGGCTCTCAAGGGTCAAAGCTGTAACCAGGCCTGTGTGCTCTAAAACTCCCTAAACGCCCTTCAGGTCCTTCACAAGGCATGTAAAAGTCAGAATAGGAACGAATAATAGAAAATGTATTTGTCGTTTGTTAGCTTGGAAATTAGTTGTCTTGGAAAATGGCATAATAATTCAGAAACTGCATAACATAGTACCAATCAGAATTGCCCAAAGACAACTGCTATTGGTTATTAGTTTAGAAcaatagtttttttttgggggggaggggcttgTAGGAAGCATTTCTGTCCTAGAACAGTTTATTAAGACCCTATTGTAGCTGGGCCagggcgcacacctttgatcccagcaccggggaagcagaggcaggtggatgtctgagttcagggctagcctggtctacagaacaagcaccaagactctgtcttgaaaagccaagagAACAAACAAAGTATTGCTCACATCAAGATACATTGAGTCAGATGAGTTTGTTTTTGAAGTAGTCTTTGCTATGTAGtccatgctggcttcaaactcactttaAAATTGGCCTTAAACTGGTccttctgtttctcctgctcATGTTCTGAGATTTTAGTGATTCATCTTCTGTGCCATTTTCTGCagttctgggaacagaacccagagcttcatgcatgctaagtaAGTACTCTAACAATTGAGTTATATACTTAGTactcagttttggttttttttttgtttgtttgtttttgtttttttggtttgtttttgtttttgtttttttttttttgttttttttttgtttgtttgttttttgttttttgagacagggtttctctgtatagccctggttgtccttcTGGCTgtaactcacactgtagaccaggctggcctcaaactcagaaatctgcctgcctctgcctcccaagagctggaattaaaggtatgtgccaccactgcctggcttagatttttttttttaaggtttagttttaattatgtggATACAgtgtatttgggggggggggattgtgtatatgtgagtgcaggAAATTAGAAATTTAGAAGAAGGAACTGAAtatataaattttctttctttctttattttgcttatatgcatgcatatgtgtgcttatACATGTCAGAGATTAATGTTGAATGTTTTCTTCAATCACTTTCCAcatagccatctttccagcccaatatttaaagaaaattaaagaagtaGGACCACCAGTAGGGTGTCTAGCCCCTCCTGTGGTCTCAGGCCACCTCCATTGAATGGAGGCAGCTGCCAGGCTACGCTGTGCTTAGTAACCTGAGTACAAAATGTCTGTATGTATAGCAGTGTAACTCAGAATGAAAACAATAGCaaccattaaaataataatggccctgtttttcttattttcctttggaaaaaaaatttggtgtgtgtgtgtgtgtgttttgagacagggtctcactatgtaaccctggctgtgctgggacttactctgtagaccaggcaggcctcgaactcacggagctctttctgtctctgcctcttgaatgctacaTTAAAGGCACGTGCGGCTGTGCCTCACTTGCCCTAAGTTTTTGAGTTCTTCTTGGCTGAACTTAGCGGTGGGGTAATTCAGGATACATCACTGGCACCATGACATCATCCCATCTGGTTTCTGTCACCACTGATATCCTTATCCTTACACTGCACGAAGTCGTCCTTCCGCTGCCCTGTGATATCAGTTGATGTCACTTATCAGGTGACCAGGACCAGTTGACCCCTCTCTAGTCTCGGTGTCTGGTGTTGGTTCATCTTTCTACCCAAGCTTGTTCCCAGACCTCTGTGTTAGTTTCAGGCTCCTTGCTGGAAACAACGCTGCCCATGAGCAAATGCTGTTCGGCTGAGGAGACAAGTGGCTGTCTTGATCCTGCTCGGGTCTTGGGTAGGGCTGTGTGAGGAGCCTCAGTGGGTCCTGACTTCACAGTCCTGAGGATTTGCTTTCTAGTTTTTGGAGAAATATCCTTCTGGATTTCCTACCAGGTGCTCATGACTTGCCTCCCATACCCTCTGGTGCTTCTTCTCCAAAACTAAGTGAGCCAGGAGCCCCCGCCCCGCCCACTCTAACCCGAGACCTCTCGGATGCAACGTCGTCGGGTTCACTTTCGTAGCCGGAGATCGGCTACGCGTAACAACCGGAGAGGGCGGGCGGCAGGCCGGGCTGGAGGCTGGCTCTTCATTGGCTGGGAGGAGTGTGGGAACTGAAGTCGAGAAGGATTCACAGCCCcgccgctcccccccccccccccccgtccgcCGTATTTAAGCGCTCAGAGCTCGGCCTCCGGGTTCGGTGTCGCAGGCGCTCGCCCACGCGGTGCGCACCGGGGCGCCAGGTACAGCGTGGAAAGCCGGGCGAGCGTCTCAGCCCTCGCTAGCTGGACCTGGACCCCAGACCAGTGGGCAACGCTGCCAAAACCCGCAAAGTCGAGCGAGGGACAACGGAACACCGGATTCAAGCGCGGCTCTACCTAAAAGTCCTGGAAGCTGGAGAAGGGGCGGCGAGCGCGCGTCAGTGCAAGCCTGGCTCTGCTCCCGACCGTCACTGCGACCGCGGGCGCAGGAAGGATGTGAGTGGAGGCCGGGGCGAAGCCCGGTTCCCAGGCCTTCTGTGGCCCTCACTCAGAGCCCACGATTCAGAGGGAAGGGTAACTCTCTGCCTTGCCACCCGTCCTGCGTTCCCGCCTCCACGGCTCCCAAGCTCACAAAACCGAGGACAGCTGACATCCTGGAGATGAGCGTAAAAGACATCTGCAGCGCCTACACGGCCCGGTGACAGCTGGGGTCACTGCGTGGAGGTGAGCTGTGTGCGGGACAGGGACAGATTCCCGCGCTTGCAGctccctaaccctaatcctaaccctgAGAGCTCAGCAAGATGGCTTTGCCGAGCCTGAGACCCTGGGCAAGTTCTGGGCTCTTTCAGAAAGTGTCTCACCGAGACGATCTGCTTCCTGGCAGGATGTGAGGGGGTCGCCTGCCTGTCCCAGCTGGAACCAGGAGCCGGCCCGCCTCCCGCCTTCGTGGTGCATTTGCAGAAGTTTGACTCCAGTACCTCCTCCCACTCGAGAACCGGGTCTCTGGGCCCGAGCTGAACCTGGAGGTTGTGGCCGCGGTGAAGTGTGGCTTGTCTTACGACTGCAGGCTTGCACCAGAGAATGCGTATTTACA
It includes:
- the Isg15 gene encoding ubiquitin-like protein ISG15, yielding MAWDLKVKMLGGNDFLVSVTNSMTVSELKKQIAQKIGVPAFQQRLAHQTAVLQDGLTLSSLGLGPSSTVMLVVQNCSEPLSILVRNERGHSNIYEVFLTQTVDTLKKKVSQREQVHEDQFWLSFEGRPMEDKELLGEYGLKPQCTVIKHLRLRGGGGDQCA